A region from the Vicia villosa cultivar HV-30 ecotype Madison, WI linkage group LG3, Vvil1.0, whole genome shotgun sequence genome encodes:
- the LOC131661894 gene encoding tropinone reductase homolog At5g06060-like, whose protein sequence is MASAEECTSNGSSRWSLKGMTALVTGGTRGIGHAIVEDLCGFGATVHTCSRNQTELDNCLNQWRSKGFSVSGSVCDVSSRDQREKLIQEVTSIFNGKLHIYVNNVGANFRKPTIEYTAEVYSEIMAINLDSAYHLCQLTHPLLKASGMGSIVFISSIAGVVSLGTGSVYAASKAAINQLTKNLACEWAKDGVRSNCVVPATTNTPLVEHLLRNKQYVDEMLSRTPLGRIAEAQEVSSLVAFLCLPAASYITGQVICVDGGLSVNGFQPSMRIT, encoded by the exons ATGGCATCAGCCGAAGAGTGCACTTCCAATGGATCCTCACGATGGTCCCTCAAAGGAATGACCGCCCTCGTCACCGGTGGAACTCGCGGAATCGG ACATGCCATAGTGGAAGATTTATGCGGATTCGGTGCCACCGTCCACACTTGTTCCAGAAACCAAACAGAGCTCGATAACTGTTTGAATCAATGGCGTAGTAAAGGCTTTTCGGTTTCTGGATCTGTCTGTGATGTGTCATCTCGTGACCAAAGGGAGAAGCTTATTCAAGAAGTCACCTCAATCTTCAATGGAAAACTTCACATTTAT GTGAATAATGTTGGTGCAAACTTTAGGAAACCAACAATTGAGTATACTGCTGAAGTATATTCAGAAATTATGGCGATTAATTTAGATTCCGCGTATCATCTGTGCCAACTTACACATCCTCTTCTGAAGGCATCTGGAATGGGAAGCATTGTGTTTATTTCATCTATTGCTGGTGTGGTGAGTTTAGGTACTGGATCAGTCTATGCAGCAAGTAAAG CTGCGATCAATCAGCTTACAAAAAATTTAGCTTGTGAATGGGCGAAAGATGGCGTAAGGAGCAATTGTGTTGTTCCTGCTACCACTAATACACCACTTGTAGAACAT CTGCTTCGTAACAAGCAATATGTAGATGAAATGTTGTCTCGAACTCCTCTTGGACGCATCGCGGAAGCTCAAGAAGTTTCGTCCTTGGTAGCTTTCCTTTGTCTTCCGGCTGCGTCTTACATCACAGGGCAGGTTATTTGTGTTGATGGAGGACTATCAGTGAATGGATTTCAGCCCAGTATGAGAATAACATAA